From one Phorcysia thermohydrogeniphila genomic stretch:
- a CDS encoding O-antigen ligase family protein: MKPLELWGSRLIVLSAFLFAVAIPTSMALDNIAAAVGILGAILLLLTSSFKPFPPIKPFLFFLVPEVARYLIFSPVKIFKKTDFDHHLISYFVSFRVAKDKEVFNKVVTLLMVSTLALCFSVVFEAFTHQNIKHIDWSTLSFHTEILRARGFLDHPLTTGGVLYLLIVLFAILYFREKKKSLLLPLPFLLFSLLLSESRSYWLAFVTFVVLLSLLSFRENKRLTLISLGGLFLAGALIFQVPALKERFYSIPDTKSYGSNIIRLMIWKSHFKAFSKDYTLFEKLFGTADRAGSLAWKHFGEAYEEVTGKKPPPPEELKKFFYEGLTHNLYLKFLTKYGIVGLIGYLIFWGYVFAFNLLKLKSVKEPLLVKAFLAGYTGFLIASFFENNFTDAEVQFTLFFILGLNFALLEET; the protein is encoded by the coding sequence TTGAAGCCTTTAGAACTGTGGGGGAGTAGACTAATAGTCCTTTCGGCTTTTCTCTTTGCAGTTGCCATTCCAACCTCCATGGCCCTTGATAATATCGCTGCAGCTGTAGGGATATTAGGAGCTATACTGCTACTTCTTACTTCTTCTTTTAAGCCTTTTCCCCCAATTAAACCGTTTCTTTTCTTTCTTGTTCCTGAAGTAGCGCGCTATTTAATTTTTTCTCCTGTGAAAATTTTCAAAAAAACCGACTTTGACCATCACCTTATTTCATACTTTGTCTCTTTTAGGGTAGCAAAGGATAAAGAGGTTTTTAATAAAGTTGTAACCCTCTTGATGGTTTCAACGCTTGCACTGTGTTTTTCGGTAGTCTTTGAAGCTTTTACCCATCAGAACATAAAACATATTGATTGGAGTACATTATCTTTTCATACAGAAATTTTGAGAGCGAGAGGATTCCTAGATCACCCTTTGACAACAGGAGGGGTGTTATACCTCCTCATAGTGCTTTTTGCTATCCTCTACTTTCGTGAGAAGAAAAAGAGTCTCCTGCTGCCTTTACCCTTCCTTCTTTTTTCTCTTCTCCTCAGTGAAAGTCGCTCTTACTGGTTGGCCTTTGTAACTTTTGTTGTTCTGCTTTCTCTCTTAAGCTTTAGGGAGAACAAGCGTTTGACGCTTATCTCCTTGGGAGGACTCTTTTTGGCGGGAGCTCTAATCTTTCAAGTTCCTGCACTGAAAGAGAGGTTTTACAGTATCCCTGACACGAAAAGTTACGGTAGCAACATTATAAGGCTTATGATATGGAAATCCCATTTTAAGGCCTTTAGCAAGGATTACACCCTCTTTGAAAAACTCTTTGGAACTGCCGATAGAGCTGGAAGTTTGGCTTGGAAACACTTTGGAGAGGCTTATGAAGAAGTTACGGGGAAAAAACCTCCGCCTCCTGAGGAGCTTAAGAAGTTCTTCTATGAAGGCCTTACTCATAATCTTTATTTAAAGTTCCTCACTAAGTACGGCATAGTTGGTCTAATTGGATATCTAATCTTTTGGGGCTACGTCTTCGCCTTTAACCTATTAAAGCTAAAAAGTGTAAAGGAGCCGCTACTTGTAAAAGCTTTCTTAGCGGGTTACACAGGTTTCTTAATCGCCTCTTTCTTTGAAAACAACTTTACAGATGCGGAAGTTCAGTTTACCCTCTTTTTTATCCTCGGCTTGAATTTTGCCCTGCTGGAGGAGACGTAA
- a CDS encoding ABC transporter ATP-binding protein codes for MKRFPWWLFSYLKGYKLLLFAAVVSMLVNAGVTSYLAYFVKNIVNSVFVNKDQEMIKLIPFILVALVLLKGIAFFINYYTMSYLGQVVITKLREDLYDKVLRLPMERFLLEPPGTLISKIINDTNLLQDFTSRQVATFLRNLLTALGLIAVVFYQDFKLAFFGLVALPLIGYLISRIGKKIKKYTGRMQDRLAVVTGHLFEGIKNIKEIKLLSIEGKFSALFKKDNAKYFKEFMKIKKVEGIYPPVVEFVAALIVGFLIFYGGMRIVKGELTAGAFFSFIIALIMAYEPVRKLGQNYNKIQQSIAVAERVKEILDLPDEYSLKSGKEELKAQIRQLEFRNVWFKYPNSESFTLKDVSLSFESGKKYAIVGKTGSGKSTLISLIPRFYDPEKGELLVNGKNIKNFTLRSLRKRIGVVSQDIVIFRGTIKENIAVGKPSASFEEIVEAAKVACIHDFIVSLPEGYDTVIGDGGIQLSGGQKQRIAIARAILKDPDVLILDEATSALDSETEAAVQRALDEKFKDRILIAIAHRLSTVVNSDRIVFLKEGKVVGIGKHEELYENLSDYRKLCDIQFSI; via the coding sequence ATGAAGCGTTTTCCTTGGTGGCTCTTTTCTTACTTGAAGGGGTATAAGCTCCTTCTGTTTGCTGCAGTGGTAAGTATGCTCGTTAACGCCGGCGTTACGTCTTACCTTGCCTACTTCGTAAAGAACATAGTCAACTCCGTTTTCGTTAATAAAGACCAAGAAATGATAAAGCTGATTCCCTTTATTCTTGTAGCTCTTGTTCTTCTGAAAGGAATTGCCTTCTTTATTAACTACTATACTATGTCTTACCTTGGTCAGGTAGTAATTACTAAACTCAGGGAAGACCTTTACGATAAGGTTCTCAGGCTTCCTATGGAGAGGTTCCTTTTAGAGCCTCCGGGGACCCTTATATCAAAGATAATAAACGATACAAACCTTTTGCAGGACTTTACGTCTCGGCAGGTTGCTACATTCCTGAGGAACCTTCTTACCGCTTTAGGGTTAATTGCTGTAGTTTTCTATCAGGACTTTAAGCTTGCCTTCTTCGGTCTTGTTGCTCTTCCTCTGATTGGTTACCTGATATCCAGAATAGGGAAAAAAATTAAAAAGTATACTGGTAGAATGCAGGATAGACTTGCCGTTGTTACTGGTCACCTTTTTGAGGGTATAAAGAATATAAAAGAGATAAAACTTCTCAGCATAGAGGGAAAGTTTTCCGCTCTTTTTAAGAAAGACAATGCCAAGTATTTTAAAGAGTTCATGAAGATAAAGAAAGTAGAAGGTATCTACCCTCCTGTTGTTGAGTTTGTTGCGGCTTTGATTGTTGGGTTTTTAATTTTTTACGGAGGAATGAGGATAGTTAAGGGAGAGCTTACGGCTGGAGCTTTCTTCTCCTTCATTATAGCCCTTATAATGGCTTATGAACCTGTAAGGAAGCTGGGGCAGAACTACAACAAAATTCAGCAGTCTATAGCTGTTGCAGAGAGAGTAAAGGAAATTTTGGACCTTCCTGACGAGTACAGCCTCAAAAGTGGAAAGGAGGAGCTTAAGGCTCAAATTAGACAGCTTGAGTTTAGGAACGTTTGGTTCAAGTATCCCAACTCGGAGAGCTTTACGCTTAAAGATGTTTCACTCTCGTTTGAATCGGGTAAAAAGTACGCAATAGTGGGAAAGACTGGAAGCGGAAAGAGTACTTTGATTAGCCTTATTCCCCGTTTTTATGACCCTGAAAAAGGGGAGCTCCTTGTAAATGGGAAAAACATAAAAAACTTTACTCTGAGGTCCTTAAGGAAAAGGATAGGGGTTGTAAGTCAGGATATTGTTATCTTTCGTGGAACTATTAAGGAGAACATAGCTGTTGGTAAGCCGTCTGCTTCCTTTGAGGAGATAGTTGAAGCAGCAAAGGTTGCCTGTATTCACGACTTTATCGTTTCCCTCCCGGAAGGGTATGATACGGTAATAGGAGACGGGGGGATTCAGCTTTCCGGAGGACAGAAACAGAGGATTGCAATTGCCCGTGCTATTCTTAAAGACCCCGATGTTCTTATACTTGACGAAGCTACAAGTGCCCTTGATTCAGAAACGGAAGCGGCTGTTCAGAGAGCACTTGACGAGAAGTTTAAGGATAGAATACTGATAGCTATCGCCCACAGGCTTTCAACGGTTGTTAATAGTGACAGGATAGTTTTCTTAAAGGAAGGGAAGGTGGTCGGAATCGGGAAGCACGAGGAACTATACGAGAACCTTTCAGACTACAGGAAGCTCTGTGATATCCAGTTTTCTATTTGA
- a CDS encoding glycosyltransferase family 4 protein — MKILQATTAIGWSGGTEQCFLLAKYMNDMGYETHILTFRGCELDRRAEKLGIERVYFPNTKKLSLSEAKKLAEIIEGYDVVNTHISKAHWFVWISSFLAKKRPAVVYTRRVLYDISPLSAFTKYSINVDGIVGISPEICKKLQKYPILRKKVYYIPSGIELDRFYSGEEVELRKELSIPADALVVTNVANFSQVKGHHVLLPAFKKFLQTTRKKAFLLLVGRDTCGEESTSLIKKYGLDTQVIPLGFRRDVPRILRATDIFVFPSVKEGLGSSLLQAMATGRIVVASYTGGIKDYLRHMENGIAVEPGSVDSLYRGLLTALENLNNEGMKVSARETAEKFDIKNVARKTLNLYKELLRAPLS; from the coding sequence ATGAAAATACTGCAGGCAACTACTGCTATTGGTTGGAGTGGTGGAACTGAGCAGTGTTTTCTACTTGCAAAGTATATGAACGATATGGGTTATGAGACGCATATTCTTACCTTTAGAGGGTGCGAACTTGATAGAAGGGCTGAAAAACTTGGCATAGAAAGGGTCTACTTTCCAAACACTAAGAAGTTAAGTCTATCGGAGGCTAAAAAACTTGCGGAAATTATTGAAGGTTACGATGTAGTAAACACACACATTTCTAAAGCTCACTGGTTTGTTTGGATTTCTTCCTTTCTGGCTAAGAAAAGACCAGCAGTTGTCTATACGAGACGGGTGCTTTACGACATTTCACCTCTATCCGCTTTTACTAAGTACAGTATTAATGTTGATGGGATAGTAGGAATATCCCCAGAAATTTGCAAAAAGCTCCAAAAGTATCCAATCCTTAGGAAAAAGGTCTACTATATTCCTTCTGGTATAGAGCTTGACCGGTTTTACTCGGGGGAGGAGGTAGAGCTCAGGAAAGAACTCTCTATTCCAGCCGACGCTTTGGTAGTTACCAACGTTGCGAATTTCTCGCAGGTAAAGGGACACCACGTACTTCTTCCTGCTTTTAAGAAATTCCTTCAGACTACTAGAAAGAAGGCCTTTCTGTTACTGGTTGGGAGAGATACCTGTGGAGAGGAGTCTACTTCGCTGATTAAGAAGTACGGGTTAGACACCCAAGTTATTCCTTTGGGCTTCCGCAGGGATGTTCCCCGTATACTCCGAGCTACAGATATTTTCGTTTTTCCGTCTGTTAAGGAGGGCTTAGGAAGTTCTCTCCTGCAGGCTATGGCTACTGGGAGGATAGTTGTAGCCTCCTACACAGGAGGGATAAAAGACTACCTAAGGCATATGGAGAACGGTATAGCAGTTGAGCCCGGAAGCGTTGATTCGCTCTACCGGGGTCTTTTAACGGCGCTGGAAAACCTTAACAACGAAGGAATGAAAGTTTCTGCCAGAGAGACTGCAGAAAAGTTTGATATTAAAAACGTAGCGAGGAAAACCTTAAACCTTTACAAAGAGCTCCTTAGGGCTCCGTTATCCTAA
- the thiE gene encoding thiamine phosphate synthase, whose translation MKNQKKEESLLKISEKIDLSLYVITDERFLDLTNIYEAVEKAILGGATVVQYRAKKKTAKEMFQEALIVREVTKRYGVTFIVNDRLDLALAVGADGVHVGQDDLPVKAIRAIAPSSFVVGLSTHNLEQVKKANSEGLADYIGFGPVYPTTTKENPDPVTGVGALCEAVKESKLPVVAIGGINPNNIAPVLKCKPAGIAVVRAAFEEGDPEENVSKLRRKIEAFRTVGE comes from the coding sequence TTGAAAAATCAGAAGAAAGAAGAATCCCTTCTAAAAATTTCTGAAAAAATAGACCTGTCTCTCTACGTAATAACCGACGAAAGGTTCCTTGACTTAACCAATATTTATGAAGCCGTTGAGAAGGCAATTTTAGGTGGCGCTACCGTTGTTCAGTATAGGGCGAAAAAGAAAACTGCTAAAGAAATGTTTCAAGAAGCCCTTATTGTTAGGGAAGTTACTAAACGTTACGGCGTTACATTTATAGTTAACGACAGACTTGATTTAGCTCTTGCAGTAGGAGCAGATGGGGTTCACGTCGGTCAGGATGACCTTCCTGTTAAGGCAATCAGGGCAATTGCTCCTTCCAGTTTTGTCGTAGGTCTTTCCACTCACAATTTGGAACAGGTAAAGAAGGCAAACAGCGAGGGGCTTGCAGACTATATAGGTTTTGGTCCTGTTTATCCGACAACTACTAAGGAAAATCCAGACCCTGTTACCGGTGTTGGAGCTCTCTGTGAAGCTGTAAAGGAGTCCAAGTTACCGGTAGTAGCAATTGGCGGGATAAATCCAAATAATATTGCTCCTGTTTTGAAATGTAAGCCAGCGGGGATAGCCGTAGTGAGGGCAGCCTTTGAGGAGGGAGACCCTGAAGAAAATGTCTCTAAGCTGAGGAGGAAGATTGAAGCCTTTAGAACTGTGGGGGAGTAG
- a CDS encoding glycosyltransferase family 9 protein has protein sequence MKTLIIQLHQLGDILLSSALCRAVKEHVKGAEVHFLTSPTGAEIVRNNPYIDSVVVLERGIVPELKTAFRVRKEKYELLIDPQRTGRTKRLSLLSGAKKKVAFKKKGDNFYYDVLVEYKKTGYTVWDRLELLKGAGINVKKKYYPELFLTEEELESGRKVLKKLGLEEKGFFVVVPTSRRMNRAWEPEKFGVLSNFIAKKTGFIPLICYAPGEEEYAEKAFSQLKEGLNLPSPLPIRTFAAVVSFCAFFVGNDSFSSHLSFSLKKKTIVILGPNEGWFPENERILKVKKGLTCQPCNNWKKCKKNLACYRELSPEEAFSQIENWISQSFL, from the coding sequence ATGAAAACTTTAATTATCCAGCTTCATCAGCTTGGGGACATATTACTAAGCTCTGCACTCTGCAGAGCAGTAAAAGAACACGTAAAAGGAGCAGAGGTTCACTTTTTAACGTCACCCACAGGAGCAGAAATTGTTAGAAATAATCCTTACATAGATTCTGTCGTCGTCTTAGAGAGAGGGATTGTTCCAGAACTTAAAACTGCCTTTAGGGTTAGGAAGGAAAAGTACGAACTTCTAATAGACCCTCAAAGAACGGGCAGGACAAAGAGGCTCTCTCTACTTTCTGGCGCCAAGAAAAAGGTCGCGTTCAAGAAAAAGGGAGACAACTTTTACTACGACGTACTCGTTGAGTATAAGAAAACAGGTTACACAGTTTGGGACAGGCTGGAGCTCCTAAAAGGAGCCGGAATAAACGTAAAGAAAAAGTACTATCCTGAGCTCTTTTTAACAGAAGAAGAATTAGAGTCAGGTAGAAAAGTTCTAAAAAAGCTCGGACTTGAAGAGAAAGGTTTCTTCGTAGTTGTCCCAACCTCACGGAGAATGAACAGAGCTTGGGAGCCGGAAAAGTTCGGAGTCCTTTCAAACTTCATAGCCAAGAAAACGGGATTTATACCCCTTATTTGCTATGCACCGGGCGAAGAAGAGTATGCTGAAAAGGCCTTCAGTCAACTAAAGGAGGGCCTGAATCTTCCTTCTCCACTTCCTATCAGAACCTTTGCTGCTGTCGTAAGCTTCTGTGCATTCTTCGTCGGGAACGACTCATTTTCCTCCCATCTTTCTTTTTCTCTTAAAAAGAAAACTATAGTTATTTTAGGACCAAACGAAGGCTGGTTTCCAGAGAACGAAAGAATTTTAAAAGTCAAAAAGGGGCTCACCTGTCAGCCGTGCAACAACTGGAAGAAATGCAAAAAAAACCTTGCTTGCTACAGAGAACTTTCCCCAGAGGAAGCCTTCTCTCAAATAGAAAACTGGATATCACAGAGCTTCCTGTAG
- the bcp gene encoding thioredoxin-dependent thiol peroxidase, with protein sequence MDLEVGTIAPDFCLPDENGNTVCLKDFRGKWVVLYFYPKDNTPGCTKEAQDFSEKLEEFEKVGAVVLGVSPDSVESHRKFKEKKRIRVKLLSDTEKEVIKRYNVWQLKKMYGKEYYGVVRTTYLIDPEGRIAHVWKRVKVKGHADSVLKKIQEFSGGKK encoded by the coding sequence ATGGACTTAGAAGTAGGAACTATAGCTCCCGATTTCTGCCTGCCGGATGAAAACGGGAACACCGTATGCCTTAAGGATTTCAGGGGAAAATGGGTAGTTCTATACTTCTACCCTAAGGACAACACTCCCGGGTGTACGAAAGAGGCTCAAGATTTTTCCGAAAAGCTTGAAGAGTTTGAGAAAGTAGGTGCTGTCGTCCTTGGCGTTAGTCCAGATTCCGTAGAGAGCCACAGGAAGTTCAAGGAGAAGAAGAGGATAAGAGTAAAGCTCTTAAGCGATACGGAAAAGGAAGTAATAAAGAGATACAACGTCTGGCAGCTTAAGAAAATGTACGGAAAGGAATACTACGGAGTCGTAAGGACAACTTACTTGATAGACCCTGAAGGTAGAATTGCCCACGTCTGGAAAAGAGTAAAAGTCAAGGGTCACGCAGATAGCGTGCTTAAGAAAATTCAGGAATTTTCAGGAGGTAAGAAATGA
- a CDS encoding HlyD family secretion protein — MKLRNRRSYLNYVPEGEPPVSRKRTVAFYIYLIFVLSVAAYAIYLIYENFLYVEVSGYLEVPKSVVSCQKSGVVERLYVKEGQRVSRGELLALVSSSYEVKGSPFRTVSLEREIGERKLELERVLRALEALRSKSSVDLSVLIPELLEVERKIKLTEASLKEKRRELLQLEKLITYREKEERESRLLELSTINAEELLKEKAQLSSLKGEIDLLREELKALEEEKRRLIRAKERELSIRVNELKKEIDVLNSALRSLKVPLRTVKLKVEVRSPVSGKVIKVLSREGFPVSSGKPLMVIVPSGSRVYVTLFCSPKKAIYFSKGSEVKLILPDGREVTGKVLEKYSAALPYAEELTKEYWPVTSPVRIEVQVDALYGELWEKLDGIKVKARVRKL, encoded by the coding sequence ATGAAGCTCAGGAACAGAAGGTCATACCTAAACTACGTTCCTGAAGGAGAACCTCCCGTATCGCGGAAAAGAACGGTTGCCTTTTATATTTACCTGATTTTCGTTCTTTCGGTGGCCGCCTATGCTATCTACCTGATTTACGAGAACTTCCTCTACGTAGAGGTATCCGGCTACTTGGAAGTTCCCAAGTCTGTCGTTTCCTGCCAGAAAAGTGGAGTTGTTGAGCGTCTCTACGTTAAGGAAGGACAACGTGTTAGCAGGGGGGAACTACTTGCTCTTGTTTCTTCCTCTTACGAGGTAAAGGGCTCTCCTTTTAGGACAGTTAGCTTAGAAAGGGAAATAGGCGAGAGGAAACTTGAGCTTGAGAGGGTTCTTAGGGCTCTTGAGGCTTTAAGGTCCAAAAGCTCGGTGGATTTGTCGGTTCTCATACCTGAGCTCTTAGAAGTTGAGAGGAAGATAAAGCTAACGGAGGCTTCTTTAAAGGAGAAGAGGAGGGAGCTCCTTCAGCTTGAAAAACTCATTACTTACAGGGAAAAGGAGGAAAGGGAGAGCAGGTTACTTGAGCTTTCAACAATTAATGCCGAGGAGCTCCTTAAAGAAAAGGCCCAATTGAGTAGCTTGAAAGGAGAGATAGACTTACTGCGAGAGGAGCTTAAGGCCTTAGAAGAGGAAAAGAGGCGGCTGATTAGAGCTAAGGAGAGGGAGCTCTCCATCAGGGTGAACGAGCTGAAAAAAGAAATAGATGTTCTAAATTCGGCTCTTAGGAGCCTAAAAGTTCCGCTAAGAACGGTAAAGCTAAAGGTTGAAGTCAGGTCTCCCGTTAGCGGTAAAGTCATAAAGGTGCTTAGTAGAGAAGGCTTCCCGGTCTCTTCTGGAAAGCCCCTTATGGTTATTGTACCGTCAGGGAGCAGAGTTTACGTTACCCTTTTCTGCAGTCCAAAGAAGGCTATCTACTTCTCCAAGGGTTCAGAGGTAAAGCTGATACTGCCTGACGGGAGAGAGGTAACCGGTAAGGTTCTTGAGAAGTATTCTGCTGCACTACCTTACGCTGAAGAGCTTACAAAGGAGTACTGGCCTGTTACTTCTCCCGTTAGGATTGAAGTTCAAGTAGACGCCCTCTACGGTGAGCTATGGGAAAAGCTTGATGGCATAAAGGTTAAGGCGAGGGTAAGGAAACTGTGA
- the rpsT gene encoding 30S ribosomal protein S20, whose translation MPNTKSAKKRLRQNIKRRERNRYYIRRMKTEAKKVLQAVEEKNLELAKEQLKVAMKWIQRAASRGAIHKNEAARRQSKVAKAVAKLEKELAAQSQ comes from the coding sequence ATGCCCAATACAAAGTCTGCTAAGAAGAGGCTCCGTCAGAACATCAAACGTAGGGAGAGGAACAGGTACTACATAAGGAGAATGAAGACTGAGGCTAAGAAGGTTCTTCAGGCCGTAGAGGAGAAGAACTTAGAGCTTGCTAAGGAGCAGCTTAAAGTAGCAATGAAGTGGATTCAGAGGGCAGCTTCAAGGGGTGCTATCCATAAGAATGAAGCTGCAAGGAGACAGTCTAAGGTAGCTAAAGCTGTTGCTAAGCTTGAAAAGGAACTTGCTGCTCAGAGCCAATAG
- a CDS encoding nucleotide sugar dehydrogenase translates to MVLKFPTYEDFAKGKEKIAVVGLGYVGLPLAVILAEKFRVVGFDVSPERIKELREGFDRTGEVETEKLKRVNVKFTDREEELSDCRLIIVTVPTPIDRHKIPDLTAVKAATRTVAKQMKPGTVVVYESTVYPGVTEEVCVPILERVSRLRYMEEFKVGYSPERVNPGDKEHTIDKVVKVVAGCDEETLELLSAIYGSVIKAGIHRAPNIKTAEAAKVIENTQRDLNIALMNELALICHRMGIDTRDVLEAAATKWNFLRFEPGLVGGHCIGVDPYYLTFKAQELGYYPEVILAGRRINDYMGKFVAESAVKLMIKEGKQVLNAKVLILGITFKENIRDVRNSRVIDIYEELQSFGVEPFVYDPRAIPEEVEKEYGIRLLSSPEERAPYDAVIVAVKHDEFRALTPEFFRKISVSKPIILDVKGIYDKDKFKDVAFWRL, encoded by the coding sequence ATGGTTCTGAAATTTCCCACCTACGAGGATTTTGCTAAAGGCAAAGAAAAGATTGCCGTTGTTGGCCTTGGTTATGTAGGACTTCCCCTTGCCGTTATACTGGCAGAAAAGTTCAGGGTTGTCGGATTTGACGTTAGTCCTGAAAGGATTAAGGAGTTAAGGGAAGGTTTTGACAGGACTGGAGAAGTTGAGACGGAAAAACTTAAAAGGGTAAACGTAAAGTTTACGGACAGAGAGGAAGAGCTCTCTGATTGCCGTCTCATCATCGTTACCGTCCCAACGCCTATTGACAGGCACAAAATACCGGACTTGACCGCTGTAAAGGCAGCAACGAGAACAGTAGCTAAGCAGATGAAGCCCGGAACGGTAGTTGTTTACGAGTCAACCGTTTATCCGGGAGTTACTGAGGAGGTCTGCGTCCCTATTCTTGAGAGGGTCTCAAGGCTCAGGTACATGGAAGAGTTTAAGGTCGGCTACTCCCCAGAAAGGGTAAACCCGGGCGATAAGGAGCACACCATAGATAAGGTGGTTAAAGTGGTTGCCGGGTGCGATGAGGAGACGTTGGAGCTCCTTTCTGCCATTTACGGTTCGGTAATAAAGGCGGGTATTCACAGAGCTCCCAACATAAAGACGGCAGAAGCGGCAAAGGTTATAGAGAACACTCAGAGGGATTTAAACATCGCCCTGATGAACGAGCTTGCCCTTATCTGCCACAGGATGGGTATAGACACGAGGGACGTTCTTGAGGCGGCTGCTACGAAGTGGAACTTTTTAAGGTTTGAGCCGGGGCTTGTAGGGGGACACTGTATAGGTGTTGACCCTTACTACTTGACCTTTAAGGCTCAGGAGCTTGGCTACTACCCTGAGGTTATTTTGGCAGGCCGGAGAATAAACGACTACATGGGAAAGTTTGTGGCAGAGAGCGCCGTCAAGCTGATGATAAAGGAGGGAAAGCAGGTTCTTAACGCAAAGGTTCTGATTCTTGGCATAACCTTTAAGGAGAACATAAGGGATGTAAGAAATAGCCGGGTTATTGACATATATGAAGAGCTCCAGAGTTTTGGTGTAGAACCTTTTGTTTACGACCCCCGCGCAATACCGGAAGAAGTGGAGAAGGAATACGGCATAAGACTCCTCTCTTCTCCCGAAGAGAGAGCTCCCTACGATGCCGTTATTGTTGCCGTTAAGCACGACGAGTTTAGAGCCCTAACTCCTGAGTTCTTTAGAAAAATTTCTGTTTCAAAGCCGATAATCTTGGACGTTAAAGGAATTTATGACAAGGATAAATTTAAGGATGTTGCGTTTTGGAGGCTATGA
- a CDS encoding glycosyltransferase family 2 protein codes for MSYFESVIDFLSRHSLEELVFMFWPFFFFDLPRFVILDTLCLVYFGIKRRLERKKRQFARYMLYRENPLVSVIVPGKNEGKHIPALVASIKRQTYKNVELIIVDDGSDDDTPIILENLKRQGLIDKVFRCEVRGGKASAANLALRYAEGKFVVHLDADSHLKEDAIENIILPFYAYRDVGAVSGDIRVKNLNYNVLTDLQAVEYLKSISTGRIVTSMLDILRIVSGAFGAFRKDILDRIKGWDVGPGLDGDITLRIRKLGFKVVHEPEAVCYTSVPTSLLKLARQRYRWDRSLVRFRVRRHRDMLSPFNKNFRLSNALTVMENLFYNMVLNIKWWIYLFQTFFVYHHDLVFIFLINYLLYLGANVIEYAMAVLILGKTFRRGEFLLWIYLPLMPIYTGIYLRVVRTFAHFMELLFKVSYYDRWNPWKVSRLLK; via the coding sequence TTGAGTTACTTTGAAAGTGTAATTGATTTTCTCAGTAGACACTCTCTTGAAGAGCTCGTCTTTATGTTCTGGCCTTTCTTTTTCTTTGACCTGCCGAGGTTCGTTATCCTTGATACCCTCTGTCTGGTTTACTTTGGAATAAAGAGACGGTTGGAGAGGAAGAAAAGACAGTTTGCAAGGTACATGCTGTACCGGGAAAATCCCTTGGTTTCTGTAATAGTTCCCGGCAAAAATGAAGGGAAACACATTCCGGCCCTTGTTGCCTCTATAAAGAGGCAGACCTACAAGAACGTAGAGCTGATAATCGTTGATGATGGCTCTGACGATGATACGCCTATAATTCTTGAAAACCTTAAAAGACAGGGTCTTATAGACAAGGTTTTTCGGTGTGAAGTGAGGGGAGGAAAGGCGTCTGCAGCTAACCTTGCTCTCAGGTATGCTGAGGGAAAGTTCGTTGTCCACCTTGATGCAGATAGCCACCTGAAGGAGGACGCTATAGAGAACATAATTCTGCCCTTTTACGCCTACAGGGACGTTGGAGCTGTCAGCGGGGATATCAGGGTTAAGAACCTGAACTACAACGTTCTTACAGACCTTCAGGCTGTTGAGTACTTAAAGTCCATCAGTACAGGAAGGATAGTAACGTCCATGCTTGATATACTCAGGATTGTTTCAGGGGCATTTGGGGCTTTTAGGAAAGATATCCTTGACAGAATAAAGGGTTGGGACGTTGGTCCCGGCTTAGACGGTGACATAACCCTAAGGATAAGGAAGCTCGGTTTTAAGGTAGTTCACGAGCCGGAAGCCGTATGCTATACCTCTGTCCCTACGTCCCTCTTGAAGCTGGCAAGGCAGCGCTACCGCTGGGATAGGTCTTTAGTTCGCTTTAGAGTTCGCCGCCATAGGGACATGCTTTCGCCCTTTAATAAGAACTTTAGGCTTTCAAATGCTCTGACGGTGATGGAAAACCTTTTCTACAACATGGTTTTGAATATTAAGTGGTGGATATACCTGTTCCAGACTTTCTTTGTTTACCACCACGATTTAGTTTTTATCTTCCTTATAAACTACCTTCTCTACTTGGGAGCGAACGTTATTGAATACGCTATGGCCGTTTTAATCTTAGGGAAAACCTTTAGGAGGGGAGAGTTTCTTCTCTGGATTTACCTGCCCCTAATGCCGATTTATACGGGAATTTACTTGAGGGTGGTACGAACCTTTGCTCACTTTATGGAGCTCCTCTTCAAAGTCTCCTACTACGACCGCTGGAATCCTTGGAAAGTATCAAGACTGCTCAAGTGA